In the genome of Natronorubrum aibiense, the window ATGTTGTTTCGCGCGTCGCTGCTAAACCGTTTCAACAGCGTCTCCTCGTCGTCCTCGAGATCGACGACGTAGGTGTAGCCGGGCTCAACCTCGTAGCCGTTCCAGATGAACGGCCGCACGTCGTCGAACTCGGCGGCGACGAACTTCGAGTACAGCGGCGAAATCTCCTGTTCGATCCACTCGAGACTCCCCTCGAGGAATCGTTTTGTTCGACGATCGGCCTTCCGTTGTTTGAGTTTGTCGACGTTCAGCAGGGACGGGCCGAGGTAACACGACCACGAGAAGGGGGCCGGTGAGAATGCACCCGTGATCGGGCCTTTGCTGTACTCGAAGACGGGAAAGAGACCGACGGCTTCCTGTCCTTTGAATCCGGCCAGCATGTGTAGCGTCGATCCGGTGTCGTCGGCCTGCAGTCGCAGCGCTTCGGCCCGGTAGAACGGGTTGGTGCCGTCCGATCGCTCGACGTAGCGGTTCCACTCGTCGGCGTCGGTCTGTGGATCGAGTACGGTTACCTCGATACCCATCGTTAGAGATACCCCAGATCCGAGAGTCGATCTTCGACGGCCGTGTCGTCGGTCGCGCGGATTGGATCGGGCTCGTAGGCGGGATACGACGCCTCCGTCCCACCGTCGATGACCGGGAGTGTCGTTCCGTCCATCGCTTCGTCGATCGGAACGTCGAACAACGTACAGATCGTCGGCGCGACGTCGAAGATCGTCGCTCCTTGAATCGTCACCGACTCGTCGAACTCGTTACCCGTGGCGGCGACGACACCCGTTTGCTTGTGGTTCCACGACTCCATCGGCTCGCCGAACTGGTCGATGCCGACGTCGGCGACGATCGCGTTATCGAACGCAGCGGGCACGGTCAGAATGTCGGGCCCGTTATCGACGTGTGGCCCTTCGAAGTACGTCTCCCGCGGTTCGACCGCCTCGAAGACGGGGTCGCCGTCGGGCGTTCGCACAGCTGAAAGCTGGTCGATCAGCTCCGCCCGGACCGACTCGTACTCCGATTCCGGCACCTGTCCGTTCGGCTCCCGTCCCTCGAGGTTGATCCGGACGCCCAGTTCGCTCTTGGAGCGGACGTACACCTCCGATTCCGGAAAGTCGACCTGTTCGCTCGCGGCCCGGATTATGTCGTTCGGTACCCGGCTGCCGATCGGTTCTTTCAGGCCGACCGTATCGAGGGCGCTCGCGACTCGCTGGGTCGTCACGCCGAACGTTGCGGCGACGTTCATCAGCTGCTCGAGGGCACTTTCGTCGTGTTGGCCAGCATCTTCACCCTCGAGCAGGTCGTTTTCCCACGCTTTCGACCAGGTCGGCATTCCCTCGCCGCCGCTTTTGGCTGCGAGCAGGCCCTGCTCGCGGAAGAACTCGTTGACCCGAAACTCCGTTCCGGTCACTTTGCCCATCCCGTGATCGCTGACGACCAGGATGTTGTCCGGATCGGTCGTCTCGATCGTTTCCGCGAGTTGCTGGTCGACCGCACGGTAGACGGCTTCGATCGCTTCCTTGTCTCCCGGCCGTTCGTGGAACACGGTGTCGGTCTGTTGGAACTGGAGGAAGCCGAAACCGGGATCGACCCGCCGACACAGGTAGCGAAACGCCTTCCCGCGTCGGTCGATCGTCTGTTCGTAGCCCTCGATCGACCGGTCCGACGCGTCGGTGCTCTGTGGGTAGACGTGATAGTCTCCACAGGCCAGTTTCACGTCCTCGAGAATCCCCTCCGGATGACAGGTCGGATCTTCCGGTGCGGTCATGCCCGGAATCAGCGCGCCGTCGAACGACGTGGGTGGATGGGTGACGGGGACGTTGACGACGACGCTCGAGATCCCGTGCTCGCTCAGCAACTCCCAGACCGGTCGTTCCCGAACGTGGGTCGAGTTGACGACGTCCCAGTCGTAACCGTCGAACGAGAGGAAATCGAAGACGCCGTGTTTGCCCGGGTTCTTCCCCGTGTACATCGACGGCCACGCGCTCGCCGTCCAAGGCGGGATCTGCGACTCGAGGGCGCCGCTGGTTCCAGTCTCGAACAGTCGCTGGAGTGTTGGAGTCTCGTCCGCCTCGAACAGTGGCTCGAGGATCGAACGGCAGCCAGCGTCGAGCCCAACAACGAGGAGGCGAAGGTCAGTTTCGTCGGCCGAAGCTCTCATAGTGGACTCCCACAGCCTACCGTGATTTTGTTATCCGACTGTTTTGCCCTGTAGGCACAGACTGCGTTCATGACACCGAATCGTGTGAGTAATCGAACCTGGTCTGTAAGCAGCCCCTGTTTGTACGCCTGTCGCCAGTATCGTCCCAATCACTATACTTCGTGTTCGTCTACGTCGTTCTATAGTCTCTATGTTGACATTAGGACAGTGGACTGACAGAGACACAGATGATCAGTGAACATCCATCGCTGTCTATCCGATCGCTCTCCGAGCCGGAGGCAACCGATATTCGATCGGTGCTCGAGCGGTCGGCGGCCGATATTTCGTTTTACGGCTCCGGGAAGGCCGCACTGTACGACGGCCTCGCCGGGCTCGTCGAACCCGGCGAAAACGTTCTCGTTCCCGCCTACCTTCCCGATGCGATCGCCGAGGCGCTGGTCGATCTCGAACTTGAGGTTCGGTACTACTGCGTTGAAGAAACCCTCGCGCCGGATCTCGCCGACGTTGAACGACGGCTCGACGACGACACCGTCGCGGTCATGTCGGTCAACTACTTCGGCTTTCCACAGCCCGGACTCGAAGAGTTCATCTCGCTCGTCGAGGAGTACGACTGCTACCACATCGACGACAATGCCCACTCCCCGATCAGCGTCGATAACGGTACCTTACTGGGGACTCGCGGCGACCTCGGCGTGTCCAGTCTCTGGAAACTGCTCCCGATTCCCGACGGTGCGGTCCTCTACTGCAACGATCCCGCCGTCGCTGCACGGCTCGAGCCGTCGTCGTTCGCCGGCATCCGGACGCAGTTCGGAACCGACG includes:
- a CDS encoding lipid II:glycine glycyltransferase FemX; this translates as MGIEVTVLDPQTDADEWNRYVERSDGTNPFYRAEALRLQADDTGSTLHMLAGFKGQEAVGLFPVFEYSKGPITGAFSPAPFSWSCYLGPSLLNVDKLKQRKADRRTKRFLEGSLEWIEQEISPLYSKFVAAEFDDVRPFIWNGYEVEPGYTYVVDLEDDEETLLKRFSSDARNNIRNADEDAYVIEEGDNDDVERIVNQVAQRYENQGQSFQLSPTFARSVHEALPDGSIRPYVCRVDGEFVGGILVVESETTRYRWQGGVKPDTEIDLPINDLLDWHVMRDGLHDGLERYDLVGAGVPSINRYKAKFNPRLELHYEITSGAFGLDLLVDRYRKR
- a CDS encoding alkaline phosphatase family protein, whose amino-acid sequence is MRASADETDLRLLVVGLDAGCRSILEPLFEADETPTLQRLFETGTSGALESQIPPWTASAWPSMYTGKNPGKHGVFDFLSFDGYDWDVVNSTHVRERPVWELLSEHGISSVVVNVPVTHPPTSFDGALIPGMTAPEDPTCHPEGILEDVKLACGDYHVYPQSTDASDRSIEGYEQTIDRRGKAFRYLCRRVDPGFGFLQFQQTDTVFHERPGDKEAIEAVYRAVDQQLAETIETTDPDNILVVSDHGMGKVTGTEFRVNEFFREQGLLAAKSGGEGMPTWSKAWENDLLEGEDAGQHDESALEQLMNVAATFGVTTQRVASALDTVGLKEPIGSRVPNDIIRAASEQVDFPESEVYVRSKSELGVRINLEGREPNGQVPESEYESVRAELIDQLSAVRTPDGDPVFEAVEPRETYFEGPHVDNGPDILTVPAAFDNAIVADVGIDQFGEPMESWNHKQTGVVAATGNEFDESVTIQGATIFDVAPTICTLFDVPIDEAMDGTTLPVIDGGTEASYPAYEPDPIRATDDTAVEDRLSDLGYL
- a CDS encoding DegT/DnrJ/EryC1/StrS family aminotransferase; this translates as MISEHPSLSIRSLSEPEATDIRSVLERSAADISFYGSGKAALYDGLAGLVEPGENVLVPAYLPDAIAEALVDLELEVRYYCVEETLAPDLADVERRLDDDTVAVMSVNYFGFPQPGLEEFISLVEEYDCYHIDDNAHSPISVDNGTLLGTRGDLGVSSLWKLLPIPDGAVLYCNDPAVAARLEPSSFAGIRTQFGTDDCLFVLKSLVSNLLGVNETIQRSVDEFVASRGPSLSVPGPKTRYEAGKTQMSKLSAHIVEHTDSQPIRARRRENYRAWQRLLESRADAEVLYELLPEGICPQVFPVRTDAPQQLLEDLERCGVDGAHTWPRLSSAVVDDPTYDVATTLAREIIVLPIHQQLDPGTIDAVGEQLSQHVASD